In one Agrobacterium tumefaciens genomic region, the following are encoded:
- a CDS encoding pilus assembly protein CpaD, protein MQETSSSFSLNLSGRRAGLVAIIALAAGLLQGCARDPLTTNAIPDDYRTRHPITLSEAEHSLDIPVSAGDSRLTTAMADNVRGFAQNYASMSTGVINIQTPSGSANSAAASRMAKQIRSTLSGAGVSSGKIVETRYAASPNGDAAPIRLSYVAVTAMTGQCGQWPEDLSDNTFANKNWYNFGCASQSNLAAQVANPMDLVGPRGMSPIDAERRAVVIDNYRQGKNTASN, encoded by the coding sequence ATGCAGGAAACCTCTTCCTCTTTTTCCCTTAACCTGTCCGGTAGACGCGCCGGTCTCGTCGCCATCATCGCGCTCGCTGCGGGGTTGTTGCAAGGCTGCGCACGCGATCCCTTGACGACCAATGCCATCCCCGACGACTACCGTACACGCCATCCGATCACCCTGTCGGAAGCCGAACATTCTCTGGATATTCCGGTTTCGGCGGGCGACAGCCGGCTGACCACGGCAATGGCGGACAATGTCCGCGGTTTCGCGCAGAATTATGCGTCGATGTCGACGGGCGTTATCAATATCCAGACACCATCGGGATCAGCCAATTCGGCGGCAGCCTCAAGGATGGCGAAACAAATCCGCTCGACGCTTTCAGGCGCCGGCGTGTCCTCGGGCAAGATCGTGGAGACACGTTACGCCGCATCTCCGAACGGCGACGCTGCCCCCATTCGTTTGAGCTATGTGGCGGTCACCGCCATGACCGGGCAATGCGGCCAGTGGCCCGAAGACCTCTCGGATAACACTTTCGCCAACAAGAACTGGTACAATTTCGGGTGCGCCTCCCAGAGCAATCTTGCGGCACAGGTGGCCAATCCCATGGACCTCGTTGGTCCGCGTGGCATGAGCCCGATCGATGCGGAGCGTCGTGCGGTGGTCATCGACAACTATCGGCAAGGCAAGAATACGGCGTCGAACTGA
- a CDS encoding tetratricopeptide repeat protein, giving the protein MSTGSIPAATRSYDQMNMDQLRQAEESAGKAYERSPKDKSIGMNYANMLMMTGKNTQALAVMQQIAIANPADREVLAAYGKAQAASGQLEQALSTIQRAQTPDRPDWRLYSAEGAVLDQLGRSNEARARYRQALDLKPNDPSVLSNLGMSYVLSSDPRTAETYLQSAIAQPGADSRVRQNLALVVGLQGRFAEAERIAVQELSPQQAQANLGYLRAMLSQQNSWQQLAKKDNKPAG; this is encoded by the coding sequence ATGTCGACCGGCTCCATTCCCGCGGCCACGCGCTCCTATGACCAGATGAACATGGACCAGCTGCGGCAGGCGGAAGAGAGCGCCGGCAAAGCCTATGAGCGCAGCCCCAAAGACAAATCCATCGGCATGAATTATGCCAATATGCTGATGATGACCGGCAAGAACACGCAGGCCCTTGCCGTGATGCAGCAGATTGCCATCGCCAACCCGGCTGACCGCGAGGTGCTTGCCGCCTATGGCAAGGCGCAGGCCGCTTCAGGTCAGCTCGAACAGGCCCTTTCGACCATCCAGAGAGCCCAGACGCCTGACCGCCCCGACTGGCGGCTCTATTCCGCCGAAGGCGCCGTGCTTGATCAGCTTGGTCGCTCCAACGAAGCACGTGCCAGATACCGGCAGGCGCTCGACCTGAAGCCGAACGATCCTAGCGTGCTTTCAAACCTCGGCATGTCCTATGTTTTGTCGAGTGATCCCCGCACGGCCGAGACATATCTGCAATCCGCCATCGCACAGCCGGGTGCGGACAGCCGCGTCCGCCAGAACCTCGCGCTCGTCGTCGGTCTCCAGGGCCGCTTTGCCGAGGCCGAGCGCATCGCGGTTCAGGAACTTTCGCCGCAGCAGGCGCAGGCAAATCTGGGCTATCTGCGCGCGATGCTGTCGCAGCAGAATTCCTGGCAGCAACTGGCGAAGAAAGACAATAAGCCAGCCGGTTGA
- a CDS encoding C40 family peptidase — protein sequence MMLDRRLNVFRSDLADEKLQGLVQAERFVTGTAAQITAPVTGLRPTPDLAAGIDTELLFGETVRVFDRANGWAWVQADADGYAGYVPETVIGDVVAATHRVVAPRTFLYPSAELRKPPVAALSMGSLIRIVGEAETRGTRYLLTEKGEGVIAAHCRETDAALEEDYVAVALRFIETPYLWGGRSGFGIDCSGLVQLSMAMTGRRVLRDTDMQVKSLGLEIERDELRRGDLVFWKGHVGLMENEETLLHANGHTMNVARENLDAAIERIGWLYEKPTAFRRLES from the coding sequence ATGATGCTCGACCGCCGCCTGAATGTCTTCCGCTCCGATCTGGCCGACGAGAAACTGCAAGGTTTGGTCCAGGCCGAACGTTTTGTAACCGGCACCGCGGCACAGATTACCGCCCCCGTGACCGGTCTGCGGCCAACGCCCGACCTTGCTGCCGGTATCGATACGGAGCTCCTCTTTGGCGAAACCGTGCGCGTTTTCGACCGGGCGAATGGCTGGGCCTGGGTGCAGGCGGATGCGGATGGTTATGCCGGTTATGTGCCCGAGACGGTGATCGGCGATGTGGTCGCCGCTACCCATCGGGTGGTTGCGCCGCGCACCTTCCTCTATCCTTCCGCCGAATTGCGCAAGCCGCCCGTTGCTGCCTTGTCCATGGGAAGCCTGATCCGGATCGTCGGTGAGGCGGAAACACGCGGCACCCGTTATCTGTTGACCGAAAAAGGCGAGGGTGTCATCGCCGCCCATTGCCGGGAAACCGATGCGGCTCTTGAAGAAGACTATGTGGCGGTGGCGCTACGTTTTATCGAAACGCCTTATCTCTGGGGTGGACGCTCCGGCTTCGGCATTGATTGTTCCGGCCTCGTGCAATTGTCCATGGCGATGACGGGCCGCCGGGTTCTGCGCGATACCGACATGCAGGTGAAATCGCTTGGCCTGGAGATCGAACGTGATGAATTGCGCCGCGGCGATCTGGTCTTCTGGAAGGGCCATGTCGGCCTCATGGAGAATGAGGAAACGCTGCTGCACGCCAATGGCCATACGATGAATGTCGCGCGCGAAAATCTCGATGCGGCCATCGAGCGTATCGGCTGGCTTTATGAAAAGCCGACGGCTTTCCGGCGTCTGGAAAGCTGA
- the pncB gene encoding nicotinate phosphoribosyltransferase, translating to MTKTDIATRVHNHTWKLDPIVRSLIDTDFYKLLMLQMIWKLYPEVDATFSLINRTKTVRLAEEIDEMELREQLDHARTLRLSKKENIWLAGNTFYGRSQIFEPEFLSWLSSYQLPEYELFKRDGQYELNFHGRWMDTTLWEIPALAIINELRSRSAMRSLGYFTLDVLYARAKAKMWEKVERLRELPGLRISDFGTRRRHSFLWQRWCVEALKEGIGPAFTGTSNVLLAMDSDLEAVGTNAHELPMVVAALAQTDEELAAAPYQVLKDWNRLYGGNLLIVLPDAFGTAAFLRNAPEWVADWTGFRPDSAPPIEGGEKIIDWWQKMGRDPRKKMLIFSDGLDVDAIIDTYRHFEGRVRMSFGWGTNLTNDFAGCAPKTIASLKPISIVCKVSDANGRPAVKLSDNPQKATGEPAEVERYLKFFGEEDHKEQKVLV from the coding sequence ATGACGAAGACCGATATAGCAACCCGTGTCCACAATCACACCTGGAAGCTCGATCCGATCGTCCGCAGCCTGATCGATACGGATTTCTACAAACTCCTGATGTTGCAGATGATCTGGAAACTCTATCCGGAAGTCGACGCGACATTTTCCCTGATCAATCGCACCAAGACTGTGCGGCTGGCCGAAGAGATCGACGAGATGGAACTGCGCGAGCAGCTCGATCATGCGCGCACCCTGCGGCTCTCCAAGAAAGAAAACATCTGGCTCGCGGGTAATACATTCTACGGCCGTTCACAGATTTTCGAGCCGGAATTCCTCTCCTGGCTTTCGAGCTATCAATTGCCGGAATATGAGCTTTTCAAACGCGACGGGCAGTATGAGCTGAATTTCCATGGTCGCTGGATGGACACGACGCTCTGGGAAATCCCGGCGCTGGCGATTATCAACGAGCTGCGCTCGCGCAGCGCCATGCGCTCACTTGGTTATTTCACGCTGGACGTCCTTTATGCCCGTGCAAAGGCCAAGATGTGGGAAAAGGTCGAGCGGCTGCGGGAACTGCCAGGCCTGCGCATATCCGATTTCGGCACTCGCCGCCGCCACAGCTTCCTGTGGCAGCGCTGGTGTGTCGAGGCGCTGAAGGAAGGCATCGGACCCGCTTTTACCGGCACGAGCAATGTTCTTCTCGCCATGGATTCCGATCTCGAAGCCGTTGGCACCAATGCGCATGAATTGCCGATGGTGGTTGCGGCGCTGGCGCAGACCGACGAGGAACTGGCCGCCGCTCCCTATCAGGTTCTGAAGGACTGGAACCGTCTTTACGGCGGCAACCTGCTGATCGTCTTGCCGGACGCCTTCGGCACGGCGGCGTTTCTGCGCAACGCGCCGGAATGGGTAGCGGACTGGACGGGCTTCCGTCCCGACAGCGCACCGCCCATCGAAGGCGGGGAAAAGATCATCGACTGGTGGCAGAAGATGGGCCGCGACCCACGCAAGAAGATGCTGATCTTCTCGGACGGGCTGGATGTCGACGCCATCATCGACACCTACAGGCATTTCGAAGGCCGGGTGCGCATGAGCTTTGGTTGGGGCACCAACCTCACGAATGATTTTGCCGGCTGCGCGCCCAAGACCATCGCCAGCCTCAAGCCGATCTCCATCGTCTGCAAGGTCAGCGACGCCAATGGCCGGCCTGCGGTGAAGCTTTCCGACAACCCGCAAAAGGCGACGGGCGAGCCGGCCGAAGTGGAACGTTATCTGAAGTTCTTCGGCGAAGAAGATCACAAGGAACAAAAGGTCCTGGTGTGA
- a CDS encoding CpaF family protein, with translation MFGKRGPEGPARTTKPDFVAPAVAQVSAVSEPRPLAIDTLEPGQSPATRQAQAAAQSPQKKRARTEDYYNTKSQVFSALIDTIDLSQLAKLDAESAREEIRDIVNDIITIKSFAMSIAEQEELLEDICNDVLGYGPLEPLLARDDIADIMVNGSGQTFIEVGGKTIESDIRFRDNSQLLSICQRIVSQVGRRVDESSPICDARLPDGSRVNVIAPPLAIDGPALTIRKFKRDKLTLDQLVRFGAITPEGATLLKIIGRVRCNVVISGGTGSGKTTLLNCLTSFIDRDERVITCEDTAELQLQQPHVVRLETRPPNIEGEGEITMRDLVKNCLRMRPERIIVGEVRGPEVFDLLQAMNTGHDGSMGTLHANTPRECLSRIESMIAMGGFTLPAKTVREIISGSIDIVVQAARLRDGSRRITQITEVIGMEGDVIVTQDLMRYEIEGEDAHGKLIGKHVSTGISKPHFWDRARYYGEEKRLAAALDEMEKTS, from the coding sequence ATGTTCGGAAAACGGGGGCCTGAAGGCCCAGCCAGAACCACAAAGCCGGATTTTGTTGCACCCGCCGTTGCGCAGGTGTCGGCTGTATCCGAGCCGCGACCTTTGGCGATAGATACTCTGGAGCCGGGCCAGTCGCCAGCAACGCGACAGGCACAGGCGGCCGCACAGTCGCCGCAGAAAAAACGTGCCCGTACGGAAGATTATTACAACACCAAAAGCCAGGTGTTTTCCGCACTCATCGACACGATCGACCTTTCGCAGCTCGCCAAGCTCGATGCGGAGAGCGCGCGCGAGGAAATCCGTGATATTGTCAATGACATCATCACGATCAAGAGTTTCGCGATGTCCATCGCCGAGCAGGAAGAACTGCTCGAAGACATCTGTAACGACGTTCTTGGATACGGACCGCTGGAGCCGCTTCTCGCACGCGACGATATTGCCGATATCATGGTCAATGGTTCCGGCCAGACTTTCATCGAAGTTGGCGGCAAGACCATCGAATCCGACATTCGCTTTCGTGACAACAGTCAGCTGCTCTCCATCTGCCAGCGCATCGTCAGTCAGGTTGGCCGACGCGTGGATGAATCGAGCCCGATCTGCGACGCCCGCCTGCCGGACGGCTCGCGTGTCAACGTCATCGCGCCGCCGCTCGCCATTGACGGTCCGGCGCTCACCATCCGAAAATTCAAGAGGGACAAGCTGACGCTTGACCAGCTCGTGCGCTTCGGGGCGATCACACCCGAAGGCGCGACATTGCTCAAGATCATCGGTCGCGTCCGCTGCAATGTCGTTATCTCGGGTGGCACAGGCTCCGGCAAGACCACACTTCTCAACTGCCTGACAAGCTTCATCGACAGGGATGAACGTGTCATTACCTGCGAGGACACCGCCGAACTGCAACTTCAGCAGCCACATGTGGTGAGGCTGGAAACACGTCCGCCGAATATCGAAGGCGAAGGCGAGATCACCATGCGTGATCTGGTAAAGAACTGCCTTCGTATGCGTCCTGAACGCATCATCGTGGGCGAAGTGCGTGGACCGGAGGTATTCGACCTTCTGCAGGCCATGAATACCGGTCACGACGGCTCGATGGGAACGCTCCACGCCAATACGCCGCGCGAATGCCTCAGCCGTATCGAATCGATGATCGCCATGGGCGGCTTCACTTTGCCGGCGAAAACCGTCCGCGAAATCATTTCAGGCTCGATCGACATCGTCGTTCAGGCCGCGCGCCTGCGCGACGGTTCACGTCGGATAACGCAGATCACCGAAGTGATCGGCATGGAAGGCGACGTCATCGTGACCCAGGACCTGATGCGATACGAAATCGAAGGCGAAGACGCTCACGGCAAGCTGATTGGCAAACACGTATCCACGGGTATCAGCAAGCCCCATTTCTGGGATCGCGCGCGTTACTACGGTGAGGAAAAACGTCTGGCGGCCGCGCTCGATGAAATGGAAAAGACATCCTAA
- a CDS encoding winged helix-turn-helix transcriptional regulator, with product MPAELSPTEALGLWHRVSTAQVTADAPDLTLRQTAILLQIYLVPPPHTVRGLAAMLGVTKPVITRALDSLGALGLVDRVRDERDKRNVVIKRTVAGALYLEKFGDLIIDQARKI from the coding sequence TTGCCTGCAGAACTTTCGCCTACGGAGGCCCTTGGGCTTTGGCATCGTGTATCCACGGCGCAGGTAACGGCCGATGCGCCGGATTTGACCTTGCGTCAGACCGCGATCCTGCTGCAGATTTACCTCGTGCCGCCGCCCCATACTGTTCGTGGACTGGCCGCGATGCTGGGCGTGACCAAGCCGGTCATCACCCGCGCACTCGACAGTCTCGGGGCGCTGGGATTGGTTGACAGGGTGCGTGACGAGCGGGACAAGCGTAATGTTGTGATAAAACGCACGGTGGCAGGTGCGCTCTATCTGGAAAAATTCGGCGATCTGATTATTGATCAGGCGCGCAAGATCTAA
- a CDS encoding leucyl aminopeptidase family protein, with amino-acid sequence MAPYQFIERPTPFSSKAGSTLPVFAVTPAHIEQGAIDPVALDWAKKAGFKAEAGAILLVPSSDGSLGGVLLGLGGNPSEIPFITGKLARELPEGEWHIETAPLTANRLALGFGLGSYRFDKYRTTKTSGAKLLIPQDAEDGEIKRILAGVFLARDLINVPANDMGPDELEIAFRALAAHYKAKVSVTTGDDLLKENFPLIHAVGRASESAPRLLEMNWGKKGNPRLTLVGKGVCFDTGGLDIKPAASMALMKKDMGGAANVLGLALMIMDAKLPIDLRVLVPAVENSISSNAFRPGDIYKSRKGLTVQIDNTDAEGRLVLADALAYADEDAPDLMIDMATLTGAARVALGPDLPPFYTDDSDLAHDIAEASIDTDDPLWRMPLYMGYDKDIRSRAADITNAPSGGMAGSITAALFLKRFVTNTKRWAHFDIYGWSLSERHHSSIGGEAQGIRALFHYIAHQFAK; translated from the coding sequence ATGGCGCCCTATCAGTTCATCGAACGCCCGACCCCTTTCAGCTCAAAAGCCGGCAGCACCCTGCCGGTTTTCGCCGTCACGCCAGCCCATATCGAACAGGGTGCCATTGATCCTGTTGCTTTGGACTGGGCGAAAAAAGCGGGTTTCAAGGCAGAGGCAGGCGCCATTTTGCTCGTTCCCTCCTCCGATGGTTCGCTGGGCGGCGTCCTTCTCGGGCTTGGCGGCAATCCGTCCGAAATCCCCTTCATCACCGGCAAACTCGCCCGCGAACTGCCGGAAGGTGAATGGCATATCGAGACCGCGCCATTGACGGCCAATCGTCTGGCGCTCGGCTTCGGCCTTGGCAGCTACCGCTTCGACAAATACAGGACCACCAAGACCAGCGGGGCAAAACTTCTCATTCCGCAGGATGCCGAAGACGGCGAGATCAAGCGCATTCTGGCGGGCGTTTTCCTGGCCCGCGATCTCATCAATGTTCCGGCCAACGACATGGGGCCGGACGAACTTGAAATCGCTTTCCGTGCGCTTGCGGCCCATTACAAGGCGAAGGTGAGCGTTACCACCGGTGACGATCTGCTGAAGGAAAATTTCCCGCTGATTCACGCCGTTGGCCGCGCCAGCGAAAGTGCGCCGCGCCTTCTTGAGATGAACTGGGGCAAGAAGGGCAATCCGCGCCTGACGCTCGTCGGCAAGGGCGTCTGCTTCGATACCGGCGGTCTCGATATCAAGCCTGCCGCTTCCATGGCCCTGATGAAGAAGGACATGGGCGGTGCTGCCAATGTTCTTGGCCTCGCGCTGATGATCATGGATGCGAAGCTGCCGATCGATCTGCGCGTGCTCGTGCCCGCCGTTGAAAACTCCATCTCCTCCAATGCCTTCCGTCCTGGCGACATATACAAAAGCCGCAAGGGGTTGACGGTACAGATCGACAATACGGATGCGGAAGGCCGTCTCGTTCTGGCGGATGCGCTGGCCTATGCCGACGAGGATGCACCGGACCTGATGATCGACATGGCAACGCTGACAGGCGCCGCCCGCGTCGCTCTCGGCCCGGATTTGCCGCCATTCTATACCGACGACAGTGATCTGGCCCATGATATCGCCGAAGCCAGCATCGATACCGACGATCCCCTGTGGCGCATGCCGCTCTACATGGGCTACGACAAGGATATCCGCTCACGCGCGGCCGATATTACCAATGCGCCCTCAGGCGGCATGGCGGGATCGATCACCGCCGCCCTGTTTCTCAAGCGTTTCGTCACCAACACAAAGCGCTGGGCGCATTTCGATATTTACGGCTGGTCGCTCAGCGAGCGGCATCACTCGTCGATCGGTGGAGAAGCGCAGGGTATCAGAGCGCTCTTCCATTACATCGCCCACCAGTTTGCGAAGTGA
- a CDS encoding type II secretion system F family protein — MDPTIVLLAVLVAISAGALAYAFLFQQIEVEKKTTNRVKRVKAAETDHTSIKAARDRVQELSKRRKSMQDSLRDMEKKQDEKAKKAKNVSLRDRLVQAGLQISVRQFHLLSLGAAIFACLMSILYGLSLLIALLLGAVVALGLPRWVLAFLLKRRQKKFLEEFPNALDVMCRSIKSGLPLNDAVRLIASDGQEPVKAEFQRVVDAQQVGISIPQAIERMMLTMPLFEVSFFGTVINIQAQAGGNLSEALSNLSKVLRDRKKMRAKVNALSMEAKASAVIIGALPFIVMLLVHFTSPDYLSILFSDLRGHIILGASGIWMLIGIFIMRQMINFDI, encoded by the coding sequence ATGGACCCCACAATCGTATTGCTGGCCGTACTCGTCGCCATTTCGGCGGGAGCGCTGGCTTACGCCTTCCTTTTCCAGCAGATAGAGGTCGAGAAGAAAACCACAAACCGCGTCAAAAGGGTAAAGGCGGCCGAAACCGATCATACGAGTATCAAAGCCGCGCGTGACCGGGTTCAAGAACTCAGCAAGCGTCGCAAGTCCATGCAGGACAGCCTGCGCGACATGGAAAAAAAGCAGGATGAAAAAGCAAAAAAGGCAAAGAATGTCAGCTTGCGCGACAGGCTTGTTCAAGCCGGTCTGCAGATTTCGGTCCGGCAATTTCATTTACTGAGCCTGGGCGCGGCAATCTTCGCTTGCCTTATGTCCATTCTTTACGGGTTGTCATTGCTCATCGCCCTGCTTTTGGGAGCGGTCGTGGCACTTGGGTTGCCGCGGTGGGTATTGGCGTTTCTACTCAAGCGCCGGCAGAAAAAGTTCCTTGAGGAGTTTCCGAATGCACTGGATGTCATGTGCCGGTCGATCAAATCCGGCCTGCCACTGAACGACGCCGTGCGACTGATCGCATCAGATGGTCAGGAACCGGTGAAAGCAGAGTTCCAGCGCGTGGTCGATGCGCAGCAGGTCGGCATCAGTATTCCACAGGCAATCGAGCGCATGATGCTGACCATGCCGCTCTTCGAGGTCAGCTTCTTCGGCACCGTCATCAACATTCAGGCGCAGGCGGGCGGCAATCTTTCGGAAGCATTGTCGAACCTTTCGAAAGTTTTGCGCGACCGCAAGAAGATGCGCGCCAAGGTAAATGCCCTTTCGATGGAGGCAAAAGCGTCGGCAGTCATCATCGGCGCGCTGCCTTTCATCGTTATGCTATTGGTGCATTTCACGTCGCCCGACTATCTGTCGATTCTCTTCTCCGACCTGCGGGGGCACATCATCCTCGGCGCATCCGGCATATGGATGCTTATCGGGATATTCATCATGCGCCAAATGATCAATTTCGATATCTGA
- a CDS encoding type II secretion system F family protein → MTENLFASLTNPQTIIAILVTLAVFATLYTLIMPFFERKDFAKRMKAVSSERDFIRSRERERLATSTRDGKASLRGNNNQSARRIVEKFNLQEALADKNTMNKLRAAGFRSQNALNTFLAARFLLPFAFLVVAFIWVFVLGNLAEKAFVVRLMAVLLFGYIGFYAPNIYVSNAMSKRQGSIRRAWPDALDLMLICIESGVSMEAAMRRVAEEMGEQSPELAEEMMLTTAELSFLQDRRIALENFGMRTQLDGVKSVVQALIQAERYGTPLAQALRVLAQEGRDERMNEAEKKAAALPPKLTVPMIIFFLPVLIAVILGPAIIRVLDTF, encoded by the coding sequence ATGACAGAAAACCTTTTTGCAAGCCTGACAAATCCGCAAACGATCATCGCCATTTTGGTGACGCTTGCTGTTTTTGCGACCCTCTACACGCTCATCATGCCGTTCTTCGAGCGGAAAGACTTTGCCAAACGCATGAAGGCCGTATCGTCAGAACGCGATTTCATCCGCAGCCGCGAGCGCGAGCGTCTCGCGACCAGCACCAGAGACGGCAAGGCCTCCCTGCGTGGCAATAACAACCAGTCCGCACGCCGCATTGTCGAAAAATTCAACCTTCAGGAAGCACTTGCCGACAAGAATACGATGAACAAGCTGCGTGCAGCAGGTTTTCGTTCACAGAATGCACTCAACACCTTTCTTGCCGCGCGATTCTTGCTGCCATTTGCTTTTCTTGTCGTGGCCTTCATCTGGGTTTTCGTTCTCGGAAACCTTGCCGAGAAGGCTTTTGTCGTCAGGCTGATGGCTGTTCTACTCTTCGGTTACATCGGTTTTTACGCGCCGAATATCTACGTTTCCAACGCAATGTCAAAGCGGCAGGGTTCGATCCGGCGCGCTTGGCCGGATGCGCTGGATCTGATGCTGATCTGTATCGAATCCGGTGTATCGATGGAGGCCGCGATGCGCCGTGTCGCGGAAGAGATGGGCGAGCAATCCCCCGAACTGGCGGAGGAAATGATGCTGACGACAGCCGAGCTTTCCTTCCTGCAGGACAGGCGAATTGCACTTGAAAATTTTGGCATGCGCACGCAGCTGGACGGTGTCAAAAGCGTGGTGCAGGCGCTTATCCAGGCGGAACGATACGGCACGCCGCTGGCTCAGGCGCTGCGCGTTTTGGCACAGGAAGGCCGCGACGAGCGTATGAACGAAGCCGAAAAGAAAGCTGCGGCTCTGCCGCCGAAATTGACCGTGCCGATGATCATATTTTTCCTGCCGGTGCTTATCGCCGTCATTCTCGGCCCGGCGATCATACGGGTTCTCGACACATTCTGA
- a CDS encoding CtpF protein, which translates to MSAVEYDIKSSDGAEPQQSVRAADMDRLRPLPRISIHAFCVSDSMQGVMDALSGDRRMSKVTLRVTKGDINAAATMFSASPTPNLIVLETAGPPASLLDDLAPLAEVCDPSTRVIIVGRHNDITLYRDLIRNGISEYLVAPINMADLLASIATIFVDPEAEPLGRNIAFIGAKGGVGSSTIAHNCAFGISTLFSTETILADMDLAYGTANIDFDQDPAQGMAEAVFSPERLDEVFLDRLLTKCSDHLSLLAAPSLLDRTYDLDRQAFLPILEVLQRSAPVAVLDLPHQWCDWTRAVLAEADEVVITAVPDLANLRNTKNLFDALIKLRPNDKLPHLILNQVGMPKRPEISPADFLDPLEIEPIAIIPFDTQLFGNAANSGRMISEMDEKSQIAETFSQIAHTITGRAVLRKSRRGGLDKLKSILKRK; encoded by the coding sequence ATGAGCGCGGTAGAGTACGATATAAAATCAAGCGACGGAGCAGAGCCACAGCAGTCGGTCCGGGCTGCGGATATGGATCGCCTGCGGCCGCTGCCGCGTATATCCATTCACGCTTTCTGCGTCAGCGACAGCATGCAGGGTGTCATGGACGCATTGTCCGGCGACAGGCGCATGAGCAAGGTTACCCTGCGGGTGACCAAAGGTGACATCAATGCAGCGGCGACGATGTTTTCTGCCTCGCCCACTCCCAATCTGATCGTTCTCGAAACGGCAGGTCCACCGGCTTCGCTTCTGGACGATCTCGCCCCTCTGGCCGAGGTTTGCGACCCCTCCACCCGTGTCATCATCGTCGGCCGGCACAACGACATCACGCTTTATCGCGATCTCATCCGTAACGGCATTTCAGAATATCTTGTCGCCCCAATCAACATGGCCGATCTATTGGCCTCGATTGCGACGATCTTCGTAGATCCGGAGGCCGAACCGCTCGGTCGCAACATCGCCTTCATCGGCGCCAAAGGCGGGGTGGGCTCGTCGACGATCGCGCACAATTGCGCTTTTGGAATCTCCACCCTGTTTTCCACCGAGACCATTCTGGCAGACATGGATCTTGCCTATGGCACGGCCAATATCGATTTCGATCAGGATCCCGCCCAGGGCATGGCGGAAGCGGTGTTTTCGCCAGAACGGCTGGACGAGGTGTTTCTCGACCGTCTTCTGACGAAATGTTCCGACCATCTGTCACTGCTGGCGGCACCGTCTCTCCTCGACAGGACCTATGATCTCGATCGTCAGGCTTTTCTGCCGATCCTGGAGGTTCTGCAGCGCAGTGCGCCGGTCGCGGTTCTCGATCTTCCCCACCAATGGTGCGACTGGACGCGGGCAGTGCTGGCGGAAGCCGACGAGGTCGTGATCACGGCCGTTCCGGACCTCGCAAATCTGCGCAATACGAAGAACCTGTTCGACGCGCTGATAAAACTGAGGCCTAACGACAAGTTGCCCCACCTCATTCTCAATCAGGTCGGCATGCCGAAACGTCCGGAAATCTCTCCGGCGGATTTTCTCGATCCGTTGGAAATCGAGCCGATCGCAATCATTCCATTCGATACCCAGCTGTTCGGAAATGCCGCCAATAGCGGGCGCATGATCAGCGAGATGGATGAGAAATCCCAGATCGCGGAAACTTTCTCGCAGATCGCCCATACCATCACCGGCCGTGCCGTCCTGCGCAAAAGCAGGCGCGGCGGCCTGGACAAGCTCAAGAGTATTCTCAAGCGCAAATAG